A DNA window from Maribellus comscasis contains the following coding sequences:
- a CDS encoding 3-keto-disaccharide hydrolase, whose translation MRNYILTFLLLFSAVVVMAQEEPVKMKPEMTEIWDPEVSVVTPGETPADAPSDAIVLFDGVDLESEWTSADGAKPGWTVEDGCVTVKKGTGVIKTKRVFEDFQLHIEWRSPAEVVGESQGRGNSGIFLQELYEVQVLDNYDNRTYRNGQAGSLYKQHPPLVNVCKKPGQWQTYDIIYTAPRFNEDGTYFTPPTVTVLQNGVLVQNNVKLRGPTEYIGIPEYFIEKHGPKGIVLQDHGNPVSFRNIWIREL comes from the coding sequence ATGAGAAATTATATTTTAACCTTTTTACTGCTATTTTCAGCAGTTGTAGTTATGGCTCAGGAAGAGCCGGTAAAAATGAAACCGGAAATGACCGAAATATGGGATCCGGAAGTGAGCGTTGTAACACCGGGAGAAACTCCTGCCGACGCACCCTCTGATGCGATTGTTTTATTTGATGGTGTAGATCTGGAGAGCGAATGGACCAGCGCTGACGGAGCAAAACCCGGATGGACAGTTGAAGATGGTTGCGTTACGGTAAAAAAGGGAACCGGGGTTATTAAAACCAAACGTGTTTTTGAAGATTTTCAGTTGCATATTGAGTGGCGATCTCCTGCCGAAGTTGTTGGCGAAAGCCAGGGACGCGGAAACAGCGGAATCTTTCTTCAGGAATTGTACGAAGTACAGGTCTTGGATAATTACGACAACCGCACTTACCGCAACGGACAAGCCGGGAGTTTATATAAACAACATCCTCCGCTGGTAAATGTTTGTAAAAAGCCAGGCCAGTGGCAAACCTACGACATTATATACACAGCCCCGCGGTTTAATGAAGACGGAACTTATTTTACTCCGCCAACCGTTACGGTTTTGCAAAACGGAGTATTGGTTCAGAATAATGTGAAGCTGCGCGGACCAACTGAATACATCGGAATTCCTGAGTATTTTATTGAAAAACATGGCCCTAAGGGTATTGTTTTACAGGATCATGGGAACCCGGTGAGTTTTCGTAATATTTGGATACGGGAATTGTAA
- a CDS encoding aminotransferase class V-fold PLP-dependent enzyme, whose protein sequence is MVNWNKVREEFPVCKKYVYLNPAGGSPVSNSAATEGKRFYDEMLEFGDTYWDTWLERTEKIRSNLAGFIGAEKVEIGFTTNTSHGMNLVAQFLKNKGTVLTMRDEFPSTTFPWLNQKAEIKFAEPVENAFPLNEIEKAITPDVKILMTSYVQYKTGFRQDLEALGKLCKRKNLIFVVNATQALGIFPVDVKKCNIDFLMFTGLKWATAGYGIGGLYINKKWLKKEDFPFAGWRSVKEPEKMDNTDLDLKNEASVIESGCPHFPNIFALGGALEMFKKIGAENVVNRVLFLNHFLEDELTKIDVGVICQTEDKHRSGILIARVPNAKRIVEELSKKNIIVSARGEGVRISTSIFNNQEDIEILIRELKTLLN, encoded by the coding sequence ATGGTCAACTGGAATAAAGTCAGAGAAGAGTTCCCTGTTTGTAAAAAATATGTCTATCTGAATCCGGCAGGAGGTTCTCCGGTTTCAAATAGTGCTGCCACTGAAGGGAAACGCTTCTATGATGAAATGCTTGAATTTGGTGATACCTACTGGGACACGTGGCTGGAAAGAACAGAAAAAATACGGAGTAACCTTGCTGGTTTTATCGGTGCAGAAAAAGTAGAAATCGGATTTACCACCAACACGTCACATGGAATGAACCTTGTTGCGCAATTCCTGAAAAATAAAGGAACCGTTCTTACCATGCGTGACGAATTTCCATCGACTACTTTTCCCTGGTTGAATCAGAAGGCTGAAATAAAATTTGCAGAACCGGTTGAAAATGCTTTTCCTTTAAATGAAATTGAAAAAGCAATCACACCGGATGTCAAAATTCTTATGACAAGCTATGTTCAGTATAAAACCGGTTTTCGACAGGATTTAGAAGCATTAGGGAAACTTTGTAAAAGGAAAAACCTCATTTTTGTAGTGAATGCAACACAAGCATTGGGGATCTTTCCGGTTGATGTAAAAAAATGCAATATCGATTTTCTGATGTTTACCGGATTAAAATGGGCGACTGCAGGTTACGGAATCGGAGGTTTATATATCAATAAAAAATGGTTAAAAAAAGAGGATTTCCCGTTTGCCGGCTGGAGAAGTGTAAAAGAACCGGAAAAAATGGATAATACCGACCTCGATTTAAAAAACGAAGCATCGGTGATCGAATCAGGGTGCCCGCATTTCCCAAATATTTTTGCTTTGGGAGGAGCGCTTGAAATGTTCAAAAAAATTGGTGCTGAAAATGTAGTTAACCGGGTGTTGTTTCTTAATCATTTTCTGGAAGATGAACTCACAAAAATAGATGTCGGGGTTATCTGCCAAACCGAAGATAAACACCGATCCGGAATTTTAATAGCGCGAGTTCCAAATGCAAAAAGGATAGTAGAAGAACTTTCCAAAAAAAATATTATCGTTTCGGCGCGAGGTGAAGGAGTTCGGATTTCAACAAGTATTTTCAATAACCAAGAGGATATCGAAATCTTAATCCGCGAATTAAAAACACTTTTGAACTGA
- a CDS encoding phospho-sugar mutase translates to MENQELLQEVREKAKQWLSDTYDENTRNEVQKLLESEDSSELIDSFYRSLEFGTGGLRGIMGVGTNRMNIYTVGAATQGLSDYLKQNFAGLDEIKVAIGHDCRNNSRLFAESSAKIFAANGIKVYLFDDLRPTPELSFAIRELGCQSGIILTASHNPKEYNGYKAYWDDGSQIVAPHDVNIVNEVAKIKPEDIKFDGPDELIEILGDEMDQKFLEQVKTVSISPDVVEKHKDIKIIYTPIHGTGVKLIPAALRKFGFTNIINIPEQDVVSGDFPTVVSPNPEEPAAMEMATKKAAEIDADVVMASDPDSDRIGVAVKNDKGEYIIVNGNQTALLFIYYIITKMKEAGAMKGNEYIVKTIVTTELIAEIASKNSIEYFDVYTGFKFIAEIIRELEGQKKYIGGGEESFGFMPADFVRDKDAVSSCALMGEITAWAIDQGKTLFELLQDIYLEYGYSKEKMKYIVRKGKSGAEEIQQIMDNFRSNPPKELGGSKLEWVKDYSTLVAKNLISPKNVKIDQKITSNVLQFFTEDGTKISVRPSGTEPKIKFYFEVKGELKSRADFDAAEEKAEAKIDAIMEELGL, encoded by the coding sequence ATGGAAAATCAGGAATTATTGCAGGAAGTAAGAGAAAAAGCTAAACAATGGTTGTCTGACACCTACGATGAAAATACACGCAACGAGGTTCAAAAATTGCTGGAAAGCGAAGATTCGTCAGAACTGATTGATTCTTTTTATAGAAGCCTTGAGTTTGGAACAGGTGGGCTTAGAGGAATTATGGGAGTGGGAACCAACCGGATGAATATTTACACTGTTGGTGCTGCAACACAAGGATTAAGCGATTATTTAAAACAAAATTTTGCCGGCCTTGACGAGATAAAAGTCGCCATTGGCCATGACTGTCGTAACAACAGCCGTCTGTTTGCCGAAAGCAGTGCAAAAATTTTTGCTGCCAACGGAATTAAAGTTTACCTTTTTGATGATTTAAGACCAACACCGGAACTTTCATTTGCGATTCGTGAATTGGGATGCCAAAGCGGAATTATTCTTACCGCATCACATAATCCGAAAGAGTACAATGGATACAAGGCATATTGGGATGATGGTTCACAAATTGTTGCTCCGCACGATGTGAACATTGTAAACGAGGTTGCCAAAATAAAACCTGAAGATATTAAATTCGACGGACCGGATGAACTGATCGAAATCCTGGGCGACGAAATGGATCAAAAATTCCTTGAACAGGTAAAAACTGTTTCTATTTCTCCTGACGTAGTTGAAAAACACAAGGATATAAAAATTATTTATACACCGATTCACGGCACTGGTGTAAAATTGATACCGGCAGCCTTGCGTAAATTTGGTTTTACAAACATCATTAACATTCCTGAACAGGATGTGGTTAGTGGCGATTTTCCTACTGTTGTTTCACCCAATCCTGAAGAGCCCGCAGCAATGGAAATGGCTACAAAAAAAGCAGCTGAAATTGATGCCGATGTTGTGATGGCTTCAGATCCTGACTCTGACAGGATTGGCGTTGCAGTAAAAAACGACAAAGGGGAGTATATAATTGTAAACGGCAATCAAACTGCACTCCTTTTTATTTATTACATCATTACAAAGATGAAAGAAGCGGGTGCGATGAAAGGCAATGAATATATTGTAAAAACAATTGTTACAACTGAGTTGATTGCAGAAATAGCTAGTAAAAACAGCATTGAATATTTTGATGTGTATACCGGATTTAAGTTTATTGCAGAAATTATTCGTGAACTGGAAGGCCAGAAAAAATACATCGGTGGAGGAGAAGAAAGTTTTGGTTTTATGCCGGCCGATTTTGTCCGCGATAAAGATGCGGTTTCTTCGTGTGCTTTGATGGGAGAAATAACAGCATGGGCAATCGACCAGGGAAAAACATTGTTTGAGCTTTTGCAGGATATTTATCTGGAATATGGCTATTCCAAGGAAAAAATGAAATACATCGTTCGGAAAGGAAAATCGGGAGCCGAAGAAATTCAGCAAATTATGGATAATTTCCGTTCAAATCCACCAAAAGAACTGGGTGGTTCAAAATTGGAGTGGGTAAAAGATTATTCAACTTTAGTTGCTAAAAACCTGATAAGCCCCAAAAATGTAAAAATTGACCAGAAAATTACGTCCAATGTACTTCAGTTTTTTACAGAGGACGGAACAAAAATTTCTGTCCGCCCGTCGGGAACAGAGCCCAAAATTAAGTTTTATTTTGAGGTAAAAGGTGAGTTGAAATCAAGGGCTGATTTTGACGCGGCAGAAGAAAAGGCAGAGGCAAAAATTGATGCGATAATGGAAGAATTAGGACTTTAA
- a CDS encoding YciI family protein codes for MKKVLFVLFLATYSLSSFSQREFSHTEGDTTYTMKRYVFMLLESGETKSKDSTEAAQFQELHLSHLNNLAESGKLIVAGPFEGGGEHRGLLIFDVDTVDEALKLEGEDPMVKSDRLRMNAFYWWGAKGTVIK; via the coding sequence ATGAAAAAAGTACTTTTTGTCCTTTTTCTGGCAACTTACTCACTTTCTTCGTTTTCCCAACGCGAATTTTCTCATACTGAGGGAGATACAACATATACTATGAAAAGATATGTTTTTATGTTGCTTGAAAGTGGCGAAACAAAAAGTAAAGATTCAACAGAAGCTGCTCAATTTCAGGAATTACACCTTTCTCATTTAAACAATTTAGCGGAGTCAGGAAAACTTATAGTTGCCGGCCCGTTTGAAGGAGGAGGAGAACACCGCGGGCTGTTAATTTTTGATGTTGATACTGTTGATGAAGCTTTAAAACTGGAAGGGGAAGACCCAATGGTAAAATCAGACCGGCTGCGGATGAACGCATTTTACTGGTGGGGCGCGAAAGGAACAGTAATTAAATAG
- a CDS encoding alpha/beta fold hydrolase: MNPILKKIFIFVSVLLPLQLFAQIPYGNNSETGKYVQTKDAKIYYEIYGSGKPLLLIHGSVYGYINEFENIFPLLTKNHKVIAVALRGHGKSEIGDRNYSYDLFAQDMIAVLNAENIDRIDIMGFSSGAITAVELAADYPERVMKVVSIAGALGTKDKTPKRKQQQKEMTADEFVAANKNFVDSRKKLMPQPDRFTDFYEKLMKVNDDPVWISEKAASEIKSPVLVVGGDRDGYFPVKEFLRMYSIIPNSKLLILPDNGHVGASQNKAMYIDFALPFLEEN; this comes from the coding sequence ATGAATCCGATTTTAAAAAAGATATTCATATTTGTATCCGTACTGTTACCGCTTCAGCTATTTGCACAAATACCGTATGGAAACAATTCTGAAACCGGGAAGTATGTTCAAACCAAAGACGCAAAAATTTATTATGAAATTTACGGGAGTGGCAAACCTCTTTTATTGATTCATGGCAGTGTATATGGATACATCAATGAATTTGAAAATATATTTCCTCTCCTGACCAAAAATCATAAGGTTATTGCGGTTGCTTTACGCGGCCACGGAAAATCTGAAATTGGAGACAGGAATTACAGTTATGATTTATTTGCTCAAGACATGATCGCGGTTTTAAATGCAGAAAATATTGATCGTATTGATATAATGGGATTTAGCTCAGGAGCGATTACCGCTGTTGAATTGGCTGCAGATTATCCGGAACGGGTAATGAAAGTTGTAAGTATAGCTGGTGCACTTGGCACAAAAGATAAAACTCCGAAAAGAAAACAACAGCAAAAGGAAATGACTGCAGATGAGTTTGTTGCTGCCAACAAAAATTTTGTAGATAGCCGTAAAAAGTTGATGCCGCAGCCCGATCGCTTCACCGATTTTTACGAGAAGCTGATGAAAGTTAATGATGATCCTGTCTGGATAAGCGAAAAGGCTGCCTCTGAAATAAAATCACCGGTATTGGTTGTTGGAGGAGACAGAGACGGATATTTCCCGGTGAAAGAATTTTTAAGAATGTATTCCATTATTCCCAATTCAAAATTATTAATTCTTCCGGATAATGGTCATGTCGGTGCTTCTCAAAATAAGGCAATGTACATCGATTTTGCCCTTCCGTTTTTAGAAGAGAATTAA
- a CDS encoding c-type cytochrome, producing MDFPLFHLDFMGNRLLVALIAILHVVINHSLAVGFAPLVTFLEFRGYQKKQVNPEEGAAWDETARKLLFTAFIITTTVGALTGVGIWFAASLANPASLGSLIRVFYFAWFTEWIIFVLEVVFIMIYFLTWKRSNENPKRKRKHILFGLWLSIFSWLTMAIIVAILGFMMDPGSWINHKTLFSGFTNPIYFPQLIFRTPIAMMMAGCIALLITAYILKRGHPYRPGLLKNLSFWILLWTPVAAAGAFIYYWFIPRSMIGNLPVALGTQQFQDWYDSLLTVMIVVVSIGFAVSILGTFAPRRLPKHLLFIPVVASILFLGTFERLREFIRKPYVIGDYMYANGILVEEYPLYQQTGLLKNSPYSSVSEITDANRLKAGEEVFNLACTRCHTTHGVNSVVNRFERMYGTENPLNVEAMKAYMKSMHNVRYYMPPFPGNDKELDALAWYIQHQQAEPEPLEGPQIKGVDVKEIKY from the coding sequence ATGGATTTTCCGCTATTTCATCTCGATTTTATGGGGAACCGTTTGCTGGTTGCCTTAATTGCCATTTTACATGTTGTAATCAACCACTCACTGGCTGTGGGATTTGCCCCGTTGGTTACATTTCTGGAATTCAGGGGATATCAGAAAAAACAAGTAAATCCTGAAGAGGGAGCAGCCTGGGACGAAACCGCAAGAAAGCTGCTTTTTACCGCTTTTATAATCACAACAACAGTAGGTGCATTGACTGGTGTTGGAATTTGGTTTGCTGCATCACTTGCCAATCCGGCATCGCTTGGCAGTTTAATCCGGGTATTCTATTTTGCCTGGTTTACAGAGTGGATCATTTTTGTACTGGAAGTTGTATTTATTATGATCTATTTTCTTACCTGGAAACGCTCCAATGAAAATCCAAAACGAAAAAGAAAACATATTTTATTTGGGCTTTGGCTGAGTATTTTTTCCTGGCTTACCATGGCTATTATTGTTGCTATTCTCGGTTTTATGATGGATCCGGGAAGTTGGATAAATCATAAAACATTGTTTAGTGGTTTTACCAACCCAATATATTTCCCGCAACTTATTTTCCGCACCCCGATTGCGATGATGATGGCAGGTTGTATAGCACTTCTGATAACTGCTTACATCCTGAAAAGAGGCCATCCATATCGTCCCGGCCTGCTTAAAAACCTTTCATTCTGGATATTGCTTTGGACCCCTGTTGCGGCTGCAGGAGCTTTTATTTATTATTGGTTTATTCCCAGATCAATGATTGGAAATCTGCCTGTTGCACTTGGAACCCAACAATTTCAGGACTGGTACGATTCACTTTTAACGGTAATGATTGTGGTGGTTTCCATTGGTTTTGCAGTAAGTATTCTCGGAACATTTGCACCCAGGCGCTTGCCTAAACACCTTTTATTTATTCCTGTAGTTGCCTCCATCCTGTTTTTAGGAACCTTTGAACGTTTACGCGAATTCATACGAAAACCTTATGTTATTGGCGATTACATGTATGCCAATGGAATATTGGTTGAGGAATATCCCTTATATCAGCAAACCGGATTATTAAAAAATTCGCCTTACTCATCCGTTTCAGAAATAACAGACGCAAATAGGTTAAAAGCCGGAGAAGAAGTTTTTAACCTGGCCTGTACCCGTTGTCACACAACACACGGTGTAAATTCGGTAGTTAACCGTTTCGAAAGAATGTACGGCACAGAAAATCCTTTAAATGTGGAAGCGATGAAAGCTTACATGAAATCGATGCATAATGTGAGGTACTACATGCCGCCATTCCCGGGCAACGACAAGGAGCTGGATGCGCTTGCCTGGTATATCCAGCACCAGCAGGCTGAGCCTGAACCACTAGAAGGTCCGCAAATTAAAGGCGTAGATGTAAAAGAAATCAAATACTAA
- a CDS encoding c-type cytochrome, with the protein MINAVITQIPVPKDIPLPLPLPEWILVAILIFSFLLHILFINLMVGGSILTFWYEWKGLKNKDDDKLAREIAATITVNKSLAVVLGVAPLLSINVLYTLYFYSSNALTGNMWISIVPWVSVAFLLIYLHKYSWDKLAENKTLHLSILALGVFSFLMIPFIFLTNINLMLFPEKWGEVQGFFSALTLPNVFPRYFHFITACLAITGVFLAVYFGRKSYNTESKFEHITKADLRKSMLTLALAATGFQFIFGPLLFLTLPTKGVTWGLFWVILAGVTVAVIILLQLWKVIKQNETIGRRFYLILGLFTILVAFMGTGRHMYRESALKTHKTMMAERTAAHWGAVKKAHENVLMPSVETKEGAITPGEELFKNNCAVCHAANTRLVGPSMAEAAPVYDGNIEGLKQWIKKPGRKRMDYPAMTGFPNLSEQQLTDISNFVLQKDWN; encoded by the coding sequence ATGATAAATGCTGTAATTACACAAATACCCGTTCCCAAGGATATTCCTCTGCCACTGCCACTGCCCGAATGGATATTGGTAGCTATTTTAATTTTTTCATTTCTTCTGCACATACTTTTTATCAATCTGATGGTGGGTGGAAGTATTCTTACTTTTTGGTATGAGTGGAAAGGTTTAAAAAACAAAGACGACGACAAACTAGCCCGCGAAATTGCTGCAACAATTACGGTAAATAAAAGTCTGGCAGTAGTTTTAGGAGTTGCACCTTTACTATCGATAAACGTTCTTTATACCTTGTATTTCTATTCATCAAATGCTTTAACCGGAAACATGTGGATATCAATTGTTCCATGGGTTTCCGTCGCTTTTCTGCTGATATACCTTCACAAATATTCCTGGGACAAGCTGGCCGAAAACAAAACCCTGCACCTCAGTATTCTTGCACTTGGTGTTTTTAGTTTTCTAATGATTCCATTTATATTTTTAACGAACATTAACCTGATGCTTTTTCCCGAAAAATGGGGTGAGGTACAGGGATTTTTTAGTGCCCTCACGCTGCCCAATGTGTTTCCACGATATTTCCATTTTATAACCGCCTGCCTTGCAATAACCGGCGTGTTCCTGGCGGTTTATTTTGGAAGAAAAAGTTACAATACAGAATCGAAGTTCGAACACATAACAAAAGCTGATTTGCGAAAAAGTATGCTGACACTGGCGCTCGCTGCCACGGGGTTTCAGTTTATTTTCGGACCGCTTCTATTTTTAACCTTACCCACAAAAGGAGTAACATGGGGATTATTCTGGGTAATTCTGGCAGGTGTAACAGTGGCTGTTATTATTCTTTTGCAGCTTTGGAAGGTGATAAAACAAAATGAAACAATTGGCAGACGTTTTTATCTTATTTTGGGTTTATTCACCATTCTCGTGGCATTTATGGGAACAGGACGACACATGTATCGTGAATCGGCATTAAAAACCCATAAAACGATGATGGCAGAACGGACCGCTGCACACTGGGGAGCCGTAAAAAAGGCACATGAAAATGTTTTAATGCCATCAGTTGAAACAAAGGAAGGAGCAATCACCCCGGGTGAAGAGCTTTTTAAAAACAACTGCGCAGTTTGTCATGCTGCAAATACGCGTTTGGTAGGGCCATCGATGGCGGAAGCTGCTCCCGTATACGACGGAAACATCGAAGGACTAAAACAGTGGATAAAAAAGCCCGGAAGAAAAAGGATGGATTACCCTGCAATGACAGGTTTTCCTAATCTAAGCGAACAGCAACTTACCGATATTTCAAATTTTGTTTTACAAAAAGATTGGAATTAG
- a CDS encoding nitroreductase family protein, whose product MNRRNSLKAGASVLAGLAIAPVVGAAGRNFVTPPEDSFWEVVAKRRSVRAFKPDPVPEADMNKIIDAARMAPTAGNQQPWKFLVINDREKIEALKAAKLKETEAYLKDSKKLSGEELKGQLKQTDEQLSKGYLSASTYIVVLTDNNSSYPSYNHYDGPLAAGYLMLAARALGYGTVFITDSFSEELTKRVFNIPNEYIRVCFTPVGIPLEWPDKEKKNLEEFIVKEKF is encoded by the coding sequence ATGAACAGAAGAAACAGTTTGAAGGCAGGAGCTTCGGTTCTTGCCGGCCTGGCCATTGCGCCTGTAGTTGGCGCAGCAGGAAGAAATTTTGTGACACCACCAGAAGATTCCTTTTGGGAAGTGGTGGCGAAACGCCGTTCTGTCCGCGCATTTAAACCGGACCCGGTTCCGGAAGCAGATATGAATAAAATTATCGATGCAGCCCGAATGGCGCCAACCGCAGGAAATCAGCAACCCTGGAAATTTTTAGTTATTAACGACCGGGAAAAAATTGAGGCGTTAAAGGCGGCAAAACTAAAAGAAACAGAAGCTTATTTAAAAGACTCAAAGAAACTTTCGGGCGAAGAATTAAAAGGGCAACTAAAACAAACGGACGAACAACTGAGCAAAGGATACTTGTCGGCTTCAACGTATATTGTGGTTTTAACCGACAACAATAGCAGTTACCCAAGTTATAATCATTACGACGGCCCGTTGGCAGCCGGTTATTTGATGCTTGCTGCACGCGCCCTTGGCTATGGAACTGTTTTTATTACCGATTCATTTTCTGAAGAGTTAACAAAACGCGTTTTTAATATTCCTAATGAATATATCAGGGTTTGTTTTACTCCGGTTGGCATTCCGCTTGAATGGCCGGATAAAGAGAAGAAAAACCTTGAGGAATTCATCGTAAAAGAAAAATTTTAA
- a CDS encoding DsrE family protein, producing MKNRIFILMFILIGFSFAGLANEPFIESENQQEEIPASEKLVVLWASGDKEVAEKMVLMYTFNSKRFEWWKDITLVIWGPSQKVLVENPDIQDYVKKIMEQGTEVKACKGCSDMYGISEKLEELGVEVKYMGEITDYMKEGRHILSL from the coding sequence ATGAAAAATCGAATCTTTATTTTAATGTTTATTCTAATTGGCTTTTCTTTTGCCGGATTGGCAAATGAGCCTTTTATTGAATCAGAAAATCAACAGGAAGAAATCCCCGCATCGGAAAAACTTGTCGTTCTTTGGGCTAGTGGCGACAAAGAAGTTGCCGAAAAAATGGTGTTGATGTACACTTTTAATTCCAAACGATTTGAGTGGTGGAAAGATATTACCTTGGTTATTTGGGGACCATCGCAAAAAGTTTTGGTTGAAAATCCGGATATTCAGGATTATGTGAAAAAAATTATGGAGCAGGGAACGGAAGTAAAAGCATGTAAGGGCTGCTCGGATATGTATGGAATCTCGGAGAAGTTGGAAGAATTAGGCGTTGAAGTAAAATACATGGGCGAAATAACAGATTATATGAAAGAAGGCAGACACATTTTATCGTTGTAA
- the msrA gene encoding peptide-methionine (S)-S-oxide reductase MsrA: protein MKTRIVILILLLFTTEIMAENLEKATLGGGCFWCTEAVYLQLNGVVDVKPGYSGGHVKNPSYKEVCTGRTGHAEVVQVTYDPDKVSFSEILEVFFMTHDPTTLNRQGNDVGTQYRSAVFYHNQEQKKITEEIIQEFEKEKVYDSPIVTEVTLFERFYIAEDYHINYFERNKNQPYCQFVVAPKVEKFQKIFKDKVKKQN, encoded by the coding sequence ATGAAAACAAGAATAGTCATACTGATATTACTCTTATTTACAACGGAAATTATGGCGGAAAATTTAGAAAAAGCTACGCTTGGCGGAGGATGCTTTTGGTGTACAGAAGCAGTGTATTTGCAATTAAACGGCGTTGTTGATGTAAAACCGGGGTACAGTGGGGGACACGTCAAAAATCCTTCATATAAAGAAGTTTGTACCGGGAGAACAGGACACGCTGAAGTTGTTCAGGTTACCTACGACCCTGATAAAGTAAGCTTTTCAGAAATTCTCGAAGTGTTTTTTATGACCCATGACCCGACTACACTGAACCGACAGGGAAATGATGTGGGGACACAGTATCGTTCTGCTGTTTTTTATCATAACCAGGAACAAAAGAAAATTACGGAGGAGATTATTCAGGAATTTGAAAAAGAGAAAGTTTACGACTCCCCTATTGTTACAGAAGTTACTCTGTTTGAGAGATTTTATATTGCAGAAGACTATCACATCAACTATTTTGAAAGAAACAAAAATCAACCCTATTGCCAGTTTGTAGTTGCACCAAAAGTGGAAAAATTTCAAAAGATTTTTAAAGACAAGGTAAAAAAACAAAACTGA